From the genome of Frateuria soli:
ACCAGCTCTCGCACTACACCGACTGGACCGTGGCGCACGTGCACAACGGCGCGCTGGGCTGGGTCGCGATGATCACCATCGGCTCGCTGTATGCGATGGCGCCGCGTGCGCTCGGCCAGCCGAAGATGTACTCGAACAAGGCGATGGAGTGGCACTTCTGGCTGCACTGCTTCGGCGTGGTGCTGTACGTCGGTTCGATGTGGGTCGCCGGCGTCACCGAGGGCCTGATGTGGCGTGCCACGCTGCCCGACGGTTCGCTCACCTACCCGTTCATCGACAGCCTGCTGGCGATCCAGCCGGCGTACTGGACGCGCTGGTTCGCCGGCGTGGTGATCCTCGCGGGCATGGTGCTGATGGCCTGGAACCTTTGGCACACCGCCGCGGACGCCCGCGCGCGGCTGATCAAGCCGATCCCGGTACCGATTCCCGAGCCCGATCCGCACCAGGTACCCGAACCGCTGCCGAGTGTGGGCTGAGGAAGACAACCAGATGGCTTACAAGCATTTCGAAATCATCGAGAAGAACGCCGCGCTGCTCGGCATCCTCACGGCGATCATGGTGTCCATCGGCGGCCTGGCCGAGATCACCCCGCTGTTCATGGAGGCCCACGCGGTCAAGGCGCCGGTGGGGGTGAAGCCCTACGATCCGCTGCGCCTGGCCGGCAAGGACATCTACGTGCGCGAGGGCTGCTACCTGTGCCACTCGCAGATGATCCGCGCGCTGCGTGCCGAGACCCAGCGCTACGGCCACTTCTCCACGGCCGAGGAATCGGTCTACGACCGGCCGTTCCAGTGGGGTTCCAAGCGCACCGGTCCGGACCTGGCGCGCGTGGGCGGCAAGTACACCGACCAGTGGCAGCGCATGCACCTGGAGAACCCGCGCCAGGTGGTGCCGCAGTCGAACATGCCGGCCTACCCGTGGCTCGAACACAACACGATCAGCGCCGAGGACATCCAGGCGCGCATGCGCACGCTGCGCAAGCTGGGCGATCCGTACACCGACGCCGACATCGCCAGCGCCCCCGAGGCGGTGGCCGGCAAGACGGAGATGGATGCGCTGATCGCCTACCTGCAGGGCCTGGGCATCCGCAACGAGCCGGCGGCGACCGTCCCGGTGCCGGCCGGCCACGGAGGCACGCCATGAACCACCCGATGATGAGTCCGTTCTGGGGCCACCTGACCGGCGTGGTCACGGTGGTGCTGATGGTGATTTTCATCGGCATCTGGATCTGGGCCTGGCGCAAGCGCCACCGCTCGACCTTCAAGCGGATGAGCGAACTTCCCATGGAAGACAAGCCGGAGGGTCCCGTGCCGGGCAGGCCGCGCACGGGCGCAGACAAGCACGACAAGGGTGGGCAGCCGTGAGCACGGGTTGGTCGTTGTGGGTGATGTTCCTGGTGGTGCTGAACTTCGGCATCACGTTCCTGTTGTTCCTGTGGGCACCGCGGGCCAAGATCCCGACGCTGCCCGACAACACCAGCGGCCACGTGTGGGCGCATGGCACGATCCGCGAGGGCGTGCGCAAGCTGCCGTTGTGGTGGCTGTTGCTGTCCGGGACCATGTTCGTGGCCGGCGCCCTCTACCTGGTGTTCTACCCCGGCTTCGGCAATCACAAGGGCACGCTCGGCTGGACTGCGCACGGCGAACTGGCCCGCGACGAGGCCGC
Proteins encoded in this window:
- the ccoO gene encoding cytochrome-c oxidase, cbb3-type subunit II, coding for MAYKHFEIIEKNAALLGILTAIMVSIGGLAEITPLFMEAHAVKAPVGVKPYDPLRLAGKDIYVREGCYLCHSQMIRALRAETQRYGHFSTAEESVYDRPFQWGSKRTGPDLARVGGKYTDQWQRMHLENPRQVVPQSNMPAYPWLEHNTISAEDIQARMRTLRKLGDPYTDADIASAPEAVAGKTEMDALIAYLQGLGIRNEPAATVPVPAGHGGTP
- a CDS encoding cbb3-type cytochrome oxidase subunit 3, with amino-acid sequence MNHPMMSPFWGHLTGVVTVVLMVIFIGIWIWAWRKRHRSTFKRMSELPMEDKPEGPVPGRPRTGADKHDKGGQP